A segment of the Lycium barbarum isolate Lr01 chromosome 7, ASM1917538v2, whole genome shotgun sequence genome:
aacctacctcttggagatgctgtattaccctacCATTCAAGCaggggctctcccagaaattgaaatcgaactactttcatttggcaatcaacattagcataacatgaggccaactaatccatacccataatcacatcaaaatctaacatttccagctcaactaaatcagctttagtctggcggtcgcatatcacaattacataatttttgtacacttgtctagctatcacgggatcaccaaccggagtagatacctcaaaaagtttaattggctcagttttcaccccaatatgaccagtaacatacggagtaatataagatagggtagaacccggatctatcaatgcatacacatcatgggaaaaaatggataatatacctgtaaccacatccggggaggactcaagatcctgtcgtccggcaaAAGCaaacatacggggctgagtggcacctgaagtagatgctccccctctgcctctacctcgacctgctgggatctggggagtctgccctactgggcgcactgaagaggaaccaactACTGATCCTGTAGGTTAAACCCTACCTcgaccatacctcgagggacaatcacgcatcaagttcccagcctgtccacaaacatagcaagtatctgtgccctggcgacatggccccgaatgtaattttcttcactgactacatcgtggaactggtggtctcctctgactataatcacccccaaactgggaacctgaagctctcgaactttgaccctgtcctgaagaaATGGAGCGGttaaatctcctacctgcaaatcgtggaggtgcactagtcgccgactggcctcgatccccctctataatcactacctgcccccatagatttggccctcttgctttgccctctatcaatatcacgatcacccttttgtggatgttgttgtccttctaaattctgggcatgggcttgaatgcgagaaatatccatcccgtcttgtaatgaagccgtcaaacaatcctttaataaatgtggccctaaaccactcacaaacctatgcaccctatctcccatgtcggccaccatagtcgaggcatatctagccaattaattaaactgaaggctatactcccgagcactcatatttccttgtttcaaatttaaaaatctatccgctctatctcgacagacctcgggtggcaaatagtggcagatgaaggcatctacaaattcttgccaaacgggaggggGCGCATTCTCGTTTCttaatgatatccaattattgtaccataatgccgctacatctcggagtctataagatgccactccacagattcagtttcgaaggcatgaataatcttcaatgttctcaacatttcatcaataaaactttgcgggtcttcatccggctttgacccgaacaactccggaggattcaaactcatcaaatcacgggctctagtactaatgGCCCTATCACCTGAACCCAAACCCTGCCGCTGTTCCTGGGCGGTAACTAACttcgtcaatagatgaatagcctcggtcacttgttgacccgaagtagccggtagaggaactggaggcataggagctggagctgaagctcccttTTATTCTTCTAAATTAGGCGGAgtggaagaagcattatatggagCCTCATCATGTGATTCAcactcttctacattcattggcggctccctttctgcccACCTTTTCATCGtaaccttgcccttctgggcaactgtagcttttccctttggcggcatctctgaaatcataacaaattattaaggaggagaaaatcttatacacggctctatcgcacgatcgcgtaagaagaagaatggtcattttttctaaatgccctgtaggatcttatttattagtgtggcgcgcaacacaccataaacaagattctactagacacagctcgtagacacttcctaggactgaactgctctgataccacttttgtcatgacccgactaggggccatgatgggtactcggggctaaccaccgagcaccgctcataccattaaccatcgtactcatcaagcattcattcattaatcttatactcaaatcataggaaaaaacatttttcacttcgaaacataattacctttatatacataagcccttcggctatcaaaataatgtacatacaataaggacatcgtgagactgtactacccacacatacgtatctactagcttatactagagtactagacatatggacgggacaggaccccgtcatgcccaaaacatatatatacacaaaagaataaatcaatggcacctccggaataatggggtgctctcaaagtctgttgGTAGCTcgtacgagtctggatcacctccctgcctacctatgggcatgaacacagcgtccaaagaaaacggacgttagtacgaacactgtactgagtatgtaaagcatgaatgaaatgaacgtaacagagaaatcataagacataagatgaagatataacctgcttaacttttaagagtgggtgcatttcatacatatatcatatataatcgtagtacacgtatcatcatatcatatgtatatcatcatcgttaacctgtGTCCGGGTAaacatcatacgccgcccactagtggtttcatgcccgaccctctaggctcggtgtaaccatagcagcccaccttagcagtgacatgcccggccatctaggcacgatggaatcgtatgcagcccgccctTGGGGTGACATGCTCGGTCGTTTAAgcacggtggaatcgcatcgtcatatactcatcataaacttaacattcttaaacatctcataggcatatcatgaccttatcataacttagcatcattatacatttatcatcaaaacatacattaaaaCTGGCaagcaactatggctatgttgggatgacataaggtcgtgaaccctcgattacattatggagtgatcataatcattatgtctcaccttgaggggactaacattttaaggtgaatttacacaaggaaaagcatcaatggaaccatacttaggatcactaacctcatggacatcgtatattactctaggattctctatacttaagctcatcatcaacattatcatgctcgtatcgtatctcttttctttatcatgtgcttATATAGCTCTTTATAGTTATGGAcccataatttccgttatttaggaagattatggaaaaataggaagattcacgCCATAGGAgttatgccttagaaagaaaggattagccttacatacctgtttcgtttaacaattctctCGCttaattgttctccttcaatgctcacgtttctaccttcacgagaattcgcattaacattagctaatcgattatatgaacgtgcttactaatacTAGAAAAAATTGTGCAGCATTTctctgtttatacaactttcctcatattacatatcaactcccaaacatccataacaacattcacaatattataagcaacaatcatcattcatctacattatccacatttcacaatttcacttcaattcctccataagcatggtcatagttcactattgcgttttctcacatataatacttatcccatattctaaatgtcacttatagcatacttaaaaTCACGACATATAAagattcatgactcattccaaactactactcaaaatctcattattcctatctttgtgacccattttctatctccttccataaccTAAGTCTtgcaacctctcattaccttaaacaacatgaaaagatcataaaacttaccttagatagtataggaataagccttgagtggaaatacttctcttgcaccaaaaccctagttcactcccattggaattccttggcttggatgaacttcaatgagtttcatacacttaatttgttggtttgatgaagttgatcacaaatctctcttgagttcttgtggatgaagagtggagatctctctagaatgttcttgaagtgtggagagtaaGAATTAAATAAATGGAATGAGATTGGTCccttatataaattttaaaagcTGTCccagccagtatgttgggccgtataatgccaaacTTTCTGAAgatcattctcgtcgactcgtttgacctccaatccttatggaaccttcttaacacttgtttaacacctcaataccaatataagggacattataactattctccaaaacatcattaagccatcattaatttgatacccgtaaatcttgcccgacacaacatataccttgctttccttaacaacttccgtctcctacctcgaatgtctttgaaatctcatttagaatcatcaaatgttatttcttacttacccaTACATTGTAtacttcatgcccttcgttattctattcactgtacattaacgggaaattttccgaggtgtaacagtccgTCCTTATACAAtgcctctacaacatctttaatactattcatagcaagattatactcattacatatcaagaactatgattcaagttaagtcatgattcaagaatatcataattttcatatttgcactccatattctcctcccttccctaaaccaagtctttcaacccctcaatactctcaaTACTATGAagtaaacataaaactcaccttaatcacttggGAATAAACCTCGAGTCACTccactccattagaatgaaatcctccacttgcatgccaaagaaattcttactcttcaaAAACCCTAATATGCTTCCTTGTACATGAATCTCTTAGTCTTTGCTTTTGACCTTGGTTCcttggtatagatttgttgtagaaatagagggagggttttggagagttctagagagatggAGAATCTATTTTTGggagaataatgaaataaaaacgtGGGAACTTGtatttataatcagggctggaaagttccaggtccgcgggtcgacgagcagggtcgacggtccgtcgacatatCCTGTCGAACTACCGCCTGAGATGTCTGAGTGTAGAACCTTGTCGATGGTGCCAGACGACGGctcgtcgacatgttgacggtcatcctttgggccgtcgacgctgactggtgTCAGCAGTGTTTTTGAACTTCTCCGTTTTGTtctgattcgattcgtttcacttctaattccctcgtaatgtcaaaaatgcatacttatactcctgtacacatacaaaGTAAAATATCTCGTGACCAAAGCTCTGGTGCGGAATACCGAACTGAAGGTACACACCACCAACaagccaaaatctccttgcaatAAAACGGGAGGTGTAGCAAGTATGGAGCTCTTCGTACCCAtccgcgagactctactagacagtgTCCTTGCATTGGTGAGATCGATTGacctagggctttgataccaatttgtcacgacccaaattaccaaGTCATGAGAGCACTAGTCCAACCGTACTAGTGAGCCAACGCCAACCATTAATAGCCCAAAATAAGAGGAAATACTAAAAGAACTAAAAGCGGAATAAATCATACAAGTTAATTTCAAGTCTTAACAATCTTAAAGAGAAATACATAAATAGTTATTATAATCCATCCAAAAATCTGATGTCACCATAATACAAGGACTACTAAGAGTATAAAATAGTCTAAATACATAAGAAACTGTCTGAACTGAAGAAGACATAAAATAAAGGATATGGAGAATCCAGAGCCATCCAGAATCCAAGGAGCTCACCCCGGTGTCTCGAGCAAGGCTCTAGGCTGCTGCCTGGTAGTCCCGAGTTCCACTCGTGCTAGGAACCGAGTCTGCATGTAAAAAGATTCAGCAAGTGCAGCCTAAGTACAATAAACAAAgggtactcagcagcatcgttgACCGACCATTTCTGGAACGGAGATGAGGGTTGGTTCATGATACCACAACCACACTTTTCTGCCATCAGTCCAAAATACGAGATAACCACACTTTAACAAATAAGCTCACATAGCAAACAAAATTCAAGATAAAGCAAGTCAAATGCcaaattcacaacaataacataaAAGTAATGATGAATGAGATacaaatgcaatgcaaggcctttgtttCCATTTCCCGATATACACACGTTCAAATATTAACGAATTGTGACCCATGGggggctcatgaggcccatatatcaccGCTCTGGTAATTTCCTTGGATCACGACCTCATCATGTCATATCTCAATAACCTGTCTCTTAGACAACCGGGCCAAAGTTCCAATAGAATGTACCAAAACACCATTACTCGTCCGGAATAATATCCTATCGGATtcacaatcatatcctcaaatcgtatgcatgaatacacataaagtatgaatatggcatacatcaattcaagaacaagaatatagcATGAATTCGATCATAAAGGCTCCACCTTTTTACTTCCTTTTCATTTCAACGAGGATATATCAATGATATGCATACAAACAAACAAGACAGGCAATAaataataagagacataaagtacgGATATCGGACCCCAATCACAGATCCAAAGAATCATACTATTCTATCAACTAGTGCCCGAAGCATGGCATTTAGACCAACTATACAACTGAAATTGCGCAAATACCTATAACATGATGATCGGTATCTGATACTAGTGCTTGTCACCTTACCAGTATCGGAATGCCCCTTAATTCACCTAATTCCCTCCTACTAAATTCATTTTAGTCAACACACATATTTACGAATGAGTTCAAGGTCTTAACATCCCTGGAATGCCGAATCCTGAATCATGGCACCCTCTTGCCACTCCAAATAGTCTCCAACCGAACAAAGTCTAATCAAATATGGATTATATGTTAGAAAATGAATCCAACAACACCCATATAGCTATATAATCCAAAACACCCAAATTTTAGCCCTAAATTTAGAATTCTGAACCCAAAGGGCAAAACAGTAAATTGATCCTAGAATCATGTTCCTCATACTTGATATAACCCATAAGCTGAAAATCATCCAATAATAATCACTAATTCATGCTCAATCTCTAAAACCCCCAATTCTTATGTTGGGTTCCAAAACCCTTCAATATTTCTCTAAAAATCAAATTTCTAAGCATAGGGTTTTGATTCTAACCATGAAAATAATGATAAAATAGAGTTAGGAGACTTACCCACTGATTCTTCCTTGAATTCCCTTCAATTCGCCTCTAAAATTTCACTCAACTTAACGATTTTAGAATGAAAGACTTAAAGAAGAAGACACTAAAAGAACCATCTTTTGCTTAGCGAATTGAGCACTTGCGCACTAAAGTTCGTATTGGCAGACATGCGCCGATGAAAGAGAGCTCGCCACGATGCATTCTCACAAAATATCCCAAGCTCACAATGGCGGAGCTCAGCTCGCAGCTGCCCACACGCGCATGCAGGAAAATCTTCGCAGGGGCGGACCAAGGCCAACCCAGCTGTCCTTCACTCCTGCGGGCCTCCTGTCGCTGGAGGGCGTCCGTAGGGACAGGACCTCGTTCGCGCCTATGCGGACACCAAAACCAGATTTGGTTTTTGCCTCTCTCAGTTGAAATCCCGAGACTCTCCTGTTACCTCCCAGATGCAAACCGAATATGCAAACACATGTAAAAACGCGCTGTGAACTCACTCGCgcactcgaaattcccaacagaggtctggTTGACAAAGTCAACCCCCAATGAAAAAAATTAACTTTTCAACCGaatgaccaaaatgcccccaagatCCTCAAGAACTGAACCAAACACTTAAACAACCTATATTCGACGTTCCGAAGCTAATGGAAcggataaaattcctaaaatgatGCAAATACCCCCGATGAATCCTAAAGTCAACCCAACACTTAAAGATTCCTTAACTTAGCAAATTTCTAATCTTAAGAGATTACAACCACCTCGGGAATCATGCCAATCACGCCAGCTTCACTATAATCCCAAAACAAGCAAAGGGGCGGCTTCACAAGGGCAATAGGCAAAATACGAAAACAACCAAAATGGTCGTTACATGCAATTTTCCCATTGGATGGGGGATGCAATTATTTCTAAGGTGCAACAGGATCCGATGAAGGGAATTTTTACAGTGATCTCTTCTTCCTCCAGTAGCGGCTACCCTAATTCCTTCCCTGGATATCGGTACAGGcgtacactacaagaaaaatAGTCTTTAAGGAAAGGAAATCTGGTCCCTAAAAGTCCAAATCTGGTCCCAAAAGGGGAAATTACGACAGGAAAAAGCTGGTCGCCACCCGTCGTAACAGCCTCCGCTGCTAAAGCTCAACCGCGACAGGTTCAATAATCTGGTCATTAAAAGTCTTTTGAGACGGGTAATATATCTGGTCGTTAAAAACTTTTAGAGACTACATACCTCGTCCCTAATGGATGATTAATATCATCATAAATAAATGATTTCCGGTCGTTAAACCTTTTTAGCGACCAAATGTTACTGGTCCTATATTATCTTTAGAGACGATCATTACTGGTGCTTATTTACAATAATTGTACTAATTTTCACGACCATATTTCTGGTCTCTTATTGACCACAAGTCGTCCCGAAAGCTCGATgtcacaaaaaaattattttatcaataaaTATCGGATTCCTACTAAAACATCTAGATACAAAAGCgttatatatataaagagaaagATAGAGTTATTAATTACAGTAAAATTTTTAACACCCATGATGTTAGTTTCAATATTTGCTCGACACCTTAACAAAAAAGCATTGCTAACACTCGAGCTAGACTACGATAGCGAGTGCATAACATTCCTAGCAAAATAATGAGCTTGTGCATCTTCTAAACTTCCATCTTGACTTGTCAAATTCAATCTTCAAAACCTGTAAGTACAAAATTGTGGAAAGACTTGAATAACTATTAGTAAGATAAGATATATAAATTCTACACTAGTAGTAGTTATAACGCTTACCCCAAAAGCAATCTAATAAATTCATTAGGTGTTATCCAGCAAAATCATCGAGGCTGCAAGAGTATAAGAAAAATTAACTAGAAAAGTTTCGGGATGCATTAACCAAGAATCAAAGTCTATTTTAAAATGCAACTAAAACAATAATTGTGACAAGCATAATGGAAGTGTTTAAACTTAAGGCTTTGTTTCCCGTGGCAAAGTTAGAAATATAAAGAAAAAACCGTGACGGCTCCCATGGAGCTTTGAGCTATTTTCGGCCTTTCATGGCCTCTTAGGCCACCGAGCAGCAATGGTATTATCCTATGCGTACATTGAAGTGGGATCCTTGGTTTAATCCTGAGAAAGAGACTACTATAACCATTGCATGGATCTCGTTTCCAACCCTAGCACCTAATTATTTTGGCCAATCTCAGCTCTTTTCTATGGCAGCAGCAATATGGAAGCCTTTGAAGTTGGATATGGCTACTAAGAATAAGACACGGCCAAGTTTTGCTAGAGTAGAGGTAGAAGTTTACTTGCTTGTTAATCATCCTAAAAGGGTACAGATTCAGGTTATTCCTAATACAACTGGTGCAATCAAGGCTAAATGGGTGAGAATACATTATGATTTCATGCCCAAGGATTGCAAGAATTGTTGTTTACAAAGGCATGATGAGGCAGGCTGCTAGAAAATTCATCATGACTTGTTAAGGATTTGTACAAGTGGAAAGATGCCAAGGGAAAGAAGCAGGTGAAGAGCAATGGTGATGGACAAAAACAAGGTGCACAAACTGCAGATGCAGCATTTGTCTCAGGGGGTACAGGAAAGGAAGTGCAAGCAGTAGTTCCTAATGCTAATGATGTGCAAACTACTAATAAGTTTGCTGCTTTAGAGGAAGGGAATGAATATCATGTGGAGGAGGCAGGTACTTAAAAGCAACTTGTTGCAGTGAAGGAATCAGTGAAGACAAATGCAGATATTGTGCAGAAGCAATTAGTTCAAGTACCTGATACTTCTGTGGCTCAGGTTCATACAGATCTCAAGTTGACTAATAATAATACTAAGTCGACTACAGTTGATAAAAATCAAGCAGTGCATGGTGTGCAAGGCAATGTTGCACCACTGGTAAAGGATGTTTCTCCTGGTGTTACTGGTGGAAGTGGAGATCATATAGAGGCTGAGGGTGTTCTTGTGGTTGGTAATACTGCAGAAATTGAGGCTGCAGTTCCTATTGATGAGAACATTACTATGAAACAGCTTAATGTGAATGCCAAGGTATTCATTCCAAAGAAGATTATCATGCCACCTGGGGGCACGAAAACTTGGGTTGAAAAGGCATTTTCTAATCCAATTGTTGTCCCTACTAATCAGACTTGTCAAGAAATTCCTTCTAATACTCTTTTTGCTACTGATATTAGTACTACTAATAAAGTTGGTACTGAAAGTGAGGAAAGAGTGTTATAGAGTGATTAAGTGGAGGAAGATAAGGTTCCTGGCAAGAATGTTGAGCATGATCTTGTGCAGGATCCTCTACATGTTGATATACACACTCTGACTTCATCAGTAGTTCAACAACAACAGTCTTCTAAAAAGCATGGCATTCAGGTGGTTGATCCTCAGGCTAAAGGAAATTTTTAGGTTGTTACATCAACTGATGACAATACACAAAAGCAGCAGCACAAGGACCAGGAGGTTGACATATCTTTTGCATATCAAGATCCCAATAGAACTGCAGGGCTGGAGTTGCACAAGGATAATGCAACTCCAAAGGCAAGTTCTCACTGTAAAATGCAATCCAATACTAAGAAACATGATGGCACTCCTACAGGGGGTAAAATACATGGTACTAGTCAGTTGGATCAGCTTAGTGCTAATTCACAAGTTCAGGCTTCATGTGGAAATTTGCAAGCAGTAGCAACAACAGGAGGTATTCTTAAGGCAATTactcagcaacaacaacaacaaggtaTTCTTGCAAAGCCTTAAAATAATTTACCAGTGGCAATACAATCTATTATATGTTCCCAACTAAAAAAAATTCCATCGACTGTAGGTGTTAATTCTTTTAAACAACCACTAAAGTCTCTTGTAAATCAAGAAGTATTCCAAATCAAGTGAGACTTTGAACTCTTTCTGGTTCCAAACCAGGCATTACAAAACCTAAACTGGAAACACCTATATAGGCAACGAGATTTAACAACAATAAGACTTTTTCCATTTggtagaaaattattttttatctaCCTTCAATAAAGCTTTTTCCATCATCATAGCAGCAATTCCTGTTTCATTAATAGTAATTCCTTAGATTTAGAGCTAGAGCTAAGGGTGTCCACGATTCTGTTTGCTATCTTTATAACCGAAGTTTAAACAATAAAATTACTACTATGTTCATCTGAAGCAAACAACAAATGTTATAGACTTTAAACCGAAATTGCCACAAATATATAGGAACTGTGAAAAGGATAAGAGTAGCACCAactatatataaaagaataaacGAACTTTGAACTTAAAGATGCAGCAAACGCGAACCATAAAAGAAGGCTATTAGTTTTCCTCAAAATTCTTCAATAAAAGTACTTATTTTGCACTGTAAAGCTGTGACTGAACATAATGAAAACTCTTCAGTAATCCTGTATGCACTTCTTAATTGTGCACACAAGAATTTAAGGCATCACCATTAAAGATTAGATTTCAAATACAGCCCAACCATGACCAGGTATCACAAATAAGCTGAAATAGATCTGATATGCTGGAGAAACAAGGTAAAAATCAGAAATGACAAACACACGTGTCAAACAGATCACGGAGCAATAGCAATCTTTTAGAGCATGTACGGAGCTAGAAACAAGCATCATTAGTGGTGAAGTCAAGCAACTGCTAGAATCAGTGTAAGATAGAAATTGACTATACACAAATCAACAAACTAAATTAAAAAGTCGGGTATATTGTTACTAACTTGGTTAGCAGACAAAAACAGTGGTCATTCAGTTGAAACGGGCGATGTCGTAGGCGGGACATATGATTGTTGAGCGGCAAagaattcttttattttcttaatttctttCATCTCATCTTCTAATGCAGACAAGCGATCATTCAAGGATTTATTTTTCTCATTCAAggaattttcttcttcttgagtCGAACGTAGCGCAGACAACAATTCAGCCTTTGAAGAGGTTCCacctttcaagtctttcgccttTACTCCAACCCCAAAGCCAAATACATGGCTACGAGTTTGAGGTCCACAAGATTTTTCGACAATCTCTATGCTAGATAGAGATGGCTCCGATTGTACCATTTCTTCGATCTGAGCCTGCAAAACATATAAAAGAACATTTTCTATCAGAACTATGATACTATcaagtaatttacatatttagtatACCAAACATACATGTTTTTCAACTGCTTCAGGTTCAACAAGCTTGTTATCTTTCTTACGAGTCTCGAAGAAAACAGTCCCCAAATCTGGTGGATTGTCATATTTCCCGCCCTTTACATCAAAAGCAAACATGTCAAATAACATCTCATAAATATTTCCTCTAGGAAAATAGAAATTTTATGATAATACCTTTTGATAAATAATCTCTCGAATAGGCTTGCTACCAATATGATGAGGCATCTTCAACTTAGCTCGATTTGCTGCATTCCTGTTGCATCTCGCCTATATGTGTGAAATAATAAAGCTTAGATGTAATAATTGTAATAAActtaaaaaatatacatatattagttttcaaGTATAGTGGAAAAAAGATATCTAGTGCTACAGAGGGGAATTAGGCTACAGATGATTGGGTGAAATAGACTAGTAAATCACTTGACATACCTGAAAACTTTCTGAAGTAAAATGTTCTTTTACTAACCACTCCCATTCTTTCTTGTCTACTCCCTTTGGCATATTCTTAAGAGCCTGTTGGATTGGATTATTTTTCACATATTGTGCATGCAAGTATCCTCTC
Coding sequences within it:
- the LOC132603384 gene encoding uncharacterized protein LOC132603384; protein product: MKELWNKWRGYLHAQYVKNNPIQQALKNMPKGVDKKEWEWLVKEHFTSESFQARCNRNAANRAKLKMPHHIGSKPIREIIYQKGGKYDNPPDLGTVFFETRKKDNKLVEPEAVEKHAQIEEMVQSEPSLSSIEIVEKSCGPQTRSHVFGFGVGVKAKDLKGGTSSKAELLSALRSTQEEENSLNEKNKSLNDRLSALEDEMKEIKKIKEFFAAQQSYVPPTTSPVSTE